A portion of the Rhodanobacter sp. AS-Z3 genome contains these proteins:
- a CDS encoding IS5 family transposase: MKQRSFASLSFEVKKKPTRRERFLGEMDKVVPWADLLALIEPSYPTSGRRGRPPMAASTMLRIHFMQQWYALSDPAMEDALYEIESMRRFAGLELNEDAIPDESTILKFRRFLEQHGLAVKIFEAVNAHLSGQGLLLRQGTIVDATIIQAPSSTKNADKQRDPDMRQTKKGQQWYFGMKAHIGVDVESGLVHTVTTTPANVGDVTEVDKLLHGQEKTVHADAGYQGAEKRAPKRGRTWHIAAKRGSVKAMPEGELKDAVKHTEHMKAAVRAKVEHPFRVVKRQFGYQKVRFKGLLKNTAQILTLFALSNLWMVRRTLLASAGEVRL; this comes from the coding sequence ATGAAGCAGCGTTCGTTCGCCTCGTTGAGTTTTGAAGTCAAGAAGAAGCCGACACGTCGTGAGCGGTTTCTGGGTGAGATGGACAAAGTCGTGCCGTGGGCCGACCTGCTGGCGCTGATCGAACCGAGCTATCCGACCTCCGGTCGTCGCGGTCGCCCGCCGATGGCGGCATCGACGATGCTGCGGATCCACTTCATGCAGCAGTGGTACGCACTGAGCGATCCAGCGATGGAAGATGCGTTGTACGAGATAGAGTCCATGCGCCGGTTTGCCGGGCTGGAGCTGAACGAGGACGCGATTCCGGACGAGTCGACGATCCTGAAGTTCCGTCGCTTCCTGGAGCAGCACGGCCTGGCGGTGAAGATCTTCGAAGCGGTCAATGCGCACCTGAGCGGTCAGGGCCTGTTGCTACGTCAGGGCACGATCGTGGATGCCACGATCATTCAGGCGCCGTCCTCGACCAAGAATGCGGACAAACAGCGTGACCCGGACATGCGCCAGACGAAGAAGGGCCAGCAGTGGTACTTCGGCATGAAAGCGCACATCGGGGTGGACGTGGAATCGGGGCTGGTGCACACGGTAACCACGACACCTGCCAACGTGGGCGACGTGACGGAAGTGGACAAGTTGCTGCACGGCCAAGAGAAGACGGTGCATGCCGATGCCGGCTACCAAGGCGCCGAGAAACGGGCACCCAAGCGCGGCCGCACGTGGCATATCGCGGCCAAACGCGGCAGCGTGAAGGCGATGCCCGAGGGCGAGTTGAAGGATGCGGTCAAGCACACCGAGCACATGAAGGCCGCGGTTCGAGCCAAGGTGGAGCATCCGTTCCGGGTGGTGAAGCGGCAGTTCGGCTATCAGAAGGTGCGCTTCAAGGGCTTGCTCAAGAACACCGCTCAGATACTCACGCTGTTCGCGCTATCGAATCTGTGGATGGTGCGACGAACGTTGCTAGCGTCCGCAGGGGAGGTGCGCCTGTGA